A stretch of Pseudomonas sp. LS.1a DNA encodes these proteins:
- the ileS gene encoding isoleucine--tRNA ligase has product MTDYKATLNLPDTAFPMKAGLPQREPQILQRWDSIGLYQKLREIGKDRPKFVLHDGPPYANGKIHIGHALNKILKDMIVRSKTLAGFDAPYVPGWDCHGLPIEHKVEVTHGKHLSADRTRELCREYAAEQIEGQKTEFIRLGVLGDWDNPYKTMNFANEAGEIRALAEMVKQGFVFKGLKPVNWCFDCGSALAEAEVEYADKKSQTIDVAFPVADEAKLAAAFGLASLAKPAAIVIWTTTPWTIPANQALNIHPEFKYALVDTGERLLVLAEELVESCLKRYSLEGSVVATAQGSALELINFRHPFYDRLSPVYLADYVELGAGTGVVHSSPAYGEDDFVTCKRYGMVNDEILTPVQSNGVYVESLPFFGGQFIWKANPAIVEKLSEVGALMHTETISHSYMHCWRHKTPLIYRATAQWFVGMDKQPTTGEPLRERALKAIEDTKFVPAWGQARLHSMIANRPDWCISRQRNWGVPIPFFLHKQTGELHPRTVELMEAVAKRVEQEGIEAWFKLDAAELLGAEAEQYDKITDTLDVWFDSGTTHWHVLRGSHDIGHATGPRADLYLEGSDQHRGWFHSSLLTGCAIDGHAPYRELLTHGFTVDENGRKMSKSLGNTIEPEKVNNTLGADILRLWVAATDYSGEMAVSEQILQRSADAYRRIRNTARFLLSNLSGFDPARDLLKPEEMIALDRWAVDRTLLLQRELEEHYGEYRFWNVYSKIHNFCVQELGGFYLDIIKDRQYTTGANSVARRSCQTALYHISEALVRWIAPILAFTADEIWQYLPGERNESVMLNGWYQGLTELPEGTELDRAYWDRVMAVKAAVNKELENQRTAKVIGGNLQAEVTLYADEGLSADLGKLGDELRFVLITSAASVVPFAQAPAEAVATEVEGLKLQVVKSGHAKCGRCWHFRADVGSHPEHPEICGRCVDNLSGSGEVRHYA; this is encoded by the coding sequence ATGACCGACTACAAAGCCACGCTTAACCTTCCGGACACCGCCTTCCCCATGAAGGCCGGCCTGCCTCAGCGCGAACCGCAGATCCTGCAGCGCTGGGACAGCATTGGCCTGTACCAGAAGCTGCGCGAAATTGGCAAGGATCGTCCCAAGTTCGTCCTGCACGACGGCCCGCCCTATGCCAACGGCAAGATTCACATCGGTCATGCGCTGAACAAGATCCTCAAGGACATGATCGTCCGTTCCAAGACCCTGGCCGGCTTCGATGCACCGTATGTGCCGGGCTGGGACTGCCATGGCCTGCCGATCGAGCACAAGGTCGAGGTCACCCACGGCAAGCACCTGTCCGCCGACCGCACACGCGAGCTGTGCCGCGAGTACGCCGCCGAGCAGATCGAAGGGCAGAAGACCGAGTTCATCCGCCTGGGCGTGCTGGGTGACTGGGACAACCCGTACAAGACCATGAACTTCGCCAACGAGGCCGGCGAAATCCGCGCCCTGGCCGAAATGGTCAAGCAAGGCTTCGTGTTCAAGGGCCTGAAGCCGGTGAACTGGTGCTTCGATTGCGGTTCGGCCCTGGCCGAGGCCGAAGTCGAGTACGCCGACAAGAAATCGCAGACCATCGACGTTGCCTTCCCGGTTGCCGATGAGGCCAAGCTGGCCGCTGCCTTCGGCCTGGCTTCGCTGGCCAAGCCGGCCGCCATCGTGATCTGGACCACCACCCCGTGGACCATCCCGGCCAACCAGGCGCTGAACATCCACCCGGAGTTCAAGTACGCCCTGGTCGACACCGGCGAGCGCCTGCTGGTACTGGCCGAAGAGCTGGTCGAGTCGTGCCTCAAGCGCTACAGCCTGGAAGGCTCGGTCGTCGCCACCGCCCAGGGCTCGGCGCTGGAACTGATCAACTTCCGCCACCCGTTCTACGACCGCCTGTCGCCAGTCTACCTGGCCGACTACGTCGAACTGGGCGCCGGTACCGGCGTGGTGCACTCCTCGCCAGCCTACGGTGAAGACGACTTCGTCACCTGCAAGCGCTACGGCATGGTCAACGACGAGATCCTCACCCCGGTGCAGAGCAACGGCGTGTATGTCGAGTCGCTGCCCTTCTTCGGCGGCCAGTTCATCTGGAAGGCCAACCCGGCCATCGTCGAGAAGCTGAGCGAAGTCGGCGCGCTGATGCACACCGAAACCATCAGCCACAGCTACATGCACTGCTGGCGCCACAAGACCCCGCTGATCTACCGCGCTACCGCGCAGTGGTTCGTGGGCATGGACAAGCAGCCGACCACTGGCGAGCCGCTGCGTGAGCGCGCGCTGAAAGCCATCGAGGACACCAAGTTCGTCCCGGCCTGGGGCCAGGCGCGCCTGCATTCGATGATCGCCAACCGCCCGGACTGGTGCATCTCGCGTCAGCGCAACTGGGGCGTGCCGATCCCGTTCTTCCTGCACAAGCAGACCGGCGAGCTGCACCCGCGCACCGTCGAACTGATGGAAGCCGTGGCCAAGCGCGTCGAACAGGAAGGCATCGAGGCCTGGTTCAAGCTGGACGCCGCCGAACTGCTGGGCGCTGAAGCCGAGCAGTACGACAAGATCACCGACACCCTGGACGTGTGGTTCGACTCGGGTACCACCCACTGGCACGTGCTGCGTGGTTCGCACGACATCGGCCACGCCACCGGCCCGCGTGCCGACCTGTACCTGGAAGGTTCCGACCAGCACCGCGGCTGGTTCCACTCGTCCTTGCTGACCGGTTGCGCCATTGACGGCCACGCGCCGTACCGCGAGCTGCTGACCCACGGCTTCACCGTGGACGAGAACGGCCGCAAGATGTCCAAGTCGCTGGGCAACACCATCGAGCCGGAAAAGGTCAACAACACCCTGGGTGCCGACATCCTGCGCCTGTGGGTAGCCGCCACCGACTACTCCGGTGAAATGGCCGTTTCCGAGCAGATCCTGCAGCGCAGCGCCGACGCCTACCGCCGTATCCGCAACACTGCACGCTTCCTGCTGTCCAACCTGTCCGGCTTCGACCCGGCCCGCGACCTGCTCAAGCCGGAAGAGATGATCGCCCTGGACCGCTGGGCGGTGGACCGTACCCTGCTGCTGCAGCGCGAGCTGGAAGAGCACTACGGCGAATACCGCTTCTGGAACGTCTACTCGAAGATCCACAACTTCTGCGTGCAGGAGCTGGGTGGCTTCTACCTCGACATCATCAAGGACCGCCAGTACACCACCGGCGCCAACAGTGTCGCCCGCCGTTCCTGCCAGACCGCGCTGTACCACATCAGCGAGGCACTGGTGCGCTGGATCGCGCCGATTCTGGCGTTCACCGCCGATGAAATCTGGCAGTACCTGCCGGGCGAGCGCAACGAGTCGGTGATGCTCAACGGCTGGTACCAGGGCCTGACCGAGCTGCCGGAAGGTACCGAGCTGGACCGCGCCTACTGGGACCGCGTGATGGCCGTCAAAGCCGCGGTCAACAAGGAGCTGGAAAACCAGCGTACCGCCAAGGTCATCGGCGGCAACCTGCAGGCCGAAGTCACCCTGTACGCCGACGAAGGCCTGAGCGCCGACCTGGGCAAGCTGGGCGACGAACTGCGTTTCGTGCTGATCACCTCGGCCGCCAGCGTAGTGCCATTCGCACAGGCACCGGCCGAAGCCGTGGCCACCGAAGTCGAAGGCCTCAAGCTGCAAGTGGTCAAGTCCGGTCACGCCAAGTGCGGCCGCTGCTGGCACTTCCGCGCCGACGTCGGCAGCCACCCGGAGCACCCGGAAATCTGCGGTCGTTGTGTCGACAACCTGAGCGGTTCCGGCGAGGTGCGCCACTATGCCTAA
- the fkpB gene encoding FKBP-type peptidyl-prolyl cis-trans isomerase gives MTDTRIGQNTEVTLHFALHLENGDTVDSTFDKAPATFKVGDGNLLPGFENALFGFKGGDKRTVVVAPENAFGQPNPQNVQVMPRSQFQGMELSEGLLIIFNDAANTELPGVVKAFDDDQVTIDFNHPLAGKTLTFEVEILEVKAL, from the coding sequence ATGACTGACACCCGTATCGGCCAGAACACCGAAGTCACCCTGCACTTCGCGCTGCACCTGGAAAACGGCGACACCGTAGACAGCACGTTCGACAAGGCCCCAGCCACCTTCAAGGTCGGCGATGGCAACCTGCTGCCAGGTTTCGAGAACGCCCTGTTCGGCTTCAAGGGCGGTGACAAGCGCACCGTCGTGGTGGCCCCGGAGAACGCCTTCGGCCAGCCCAACCCGCAGAACGTGCAAGTCATGCCGCGGTCCCAGTTCCAGGGCATGGAGTTGTCCGAAGGGCTGTTGATCATCTTCAACGACGCCGCCAACACCGAGCTGCCGGGTGTGGTCAAAGCGTTCGATGACGACCAGGTGACCATCGACTTCAATCACCCACTGGCTGGCAAGACCCTGACCTTCGAGGTGGAGATCCTCGAGGTGAAGGCCCTGTAA
- a CDS encoding paraquat-inducible protein A encodes MRAIDAGILVCNECHELNRQQPDSTSQTCTRCGAIVHARRPNSIARTWALLIAASILYIPANMLPIMTVSTLGQGSPDTIMSGVITLLKHGMLPIAAVVFIASILVPTFKLVGIGLLLYSVQRRQPLSARQRILMYRFIEFIGRWSMLDIFVIAILVAVVNFGRIASVEANLGAVAFATVVILTMLAALTFDPRLIWDNTESDDDHE; translated from the coding sequence ATGCGGGCGATTGATGCAGGCATTCTTGTCTGCAATGAATGTCACGAGCTGAACAGGCAACAGCCAGACAGCACTTCACAAACCTGTACACGCTGCGGCGCCATCGTGCATGCCCGTCGGCCGAACAGCATCGCGCGTACCTGGGCGCTGCTGATTGCCGCTTCGATCCTGTACATCCCGGCCAACATGCTGCCGATCATGACCGTGAGCACCCTGGGCCAAGGCAGCCCCGACACGATCATGTCCGGCGTCATCACCTTGCTCAAGCATGGCATGTTGCCGATTGCTGCCGTGGTGTTCATTGCCAGTATCCTGGTGCCCACGTTCAAGCTGGTGGGCATTGGCTTGCTGTTGTACTCCGTTCAGCGTCGGCAACCGCTTTCGGCGCGCCAACGGATATTGATGTACCGCTTCATCGAATTCATTGGGCGCTGGTCCATGCTCGATATCTTCGTCATTGCCATTCTGGTGGCGGTGGTGAATTTCGGCCGAATAGCCAGTGTCGAAGCCAATCTGGGCGCTGTCGCCTTTGCAACTGTGGTGATCCTGACAATGCTTGCCGCTTTAACTTTCGATCCCCGACTGATTTGGGATAACACGGAGTCGGATGACGACCATGAGTGA
- the lspA gene encoding signal peptidase II, producing MPNPAAGRFGRLAWLWLSLVVLVLDQATKLYFNNALTMYQQIVVIPDYFSWTLAYNTGAAFSFLAESSGWQRWLFALIAVVVSAVLVVWLKRLGRNETWLAVALALVLGGAIGNLYDRVVLGHVVDFILVHWQNRHYFPAFNLADSAITVGAVMLALDMFKSKKSEDPVHD from the coding sequence ATGCCTAACCCTGCAGCGGGGCGCTTCGGGCGCCTTGCATGGCTTTGGCTGAGCCTGGTGGTACTGGTCCTCGACCAGGCCACCAAGCTGTATTTCAACAACGCCCTGACCATGTACCAGCAGATTGTCGTGATCCCTGACTACTTCAGCTGGACTCTGGCCTACAACACGGGCGCGGCCTTCAGCTTCCTGGCGGAAAGCTCCGGCTGGCAGCGCTGGCTGTTCGCCCTGATCGCCGTGGTGGTCAGTGCCGTGCTGGTGGTGTGGCTCAAGCGCCTGGGGCGCAACGAAACCTGGCTGGCCGTGGCGCTGGCGCTGGTGCTGGGTGGCGCGATCGGCAACCTGTACGACCGCGTCGTGCTCGGCCATGTGGTCGACTTCATCCTGGTGCACTGGCAGAACCGCCATTACTTCCCGGCCTTCAACCTGGCCGACAGCGCCATCACCGTTGGTGCGGTGATGCTGGCGCTGGATATGTTCAAGAGCAAGAAGTCCGAGGATCCGGTCCATGACTGA
- the murJ gene encoding murein biosynthesis integral membrane protein MurJ, producing the protein MNLLKSLAAVSSITMISRVLGFVRDTILARVFGAGIATDAFFIAFKLPNLLRRIFAEGAFSQAFVPILAEYKTQQGEEATRTFVAYVSGLLTLALALVTAVGILAAPWVVWATAPGFVDSAEKYELTTALLRVTFPYILLISLSSLAGAILNTWNRFSVPAFTPTLLNVAMIAFAVLLTPYFDPPIMALAWGVLAGGLAQLLYQLPALKKIGMLVLPRLNLRDAGVWRVLKQMLPAILGVSVSQISLIINTIFASFLVAGSVSWMYYADRLMELPSGVLGVALGTILLPTLAKTYANKDREEYSRILDWGLRLCFLLVLPCTLALAILAEPLTVALFQYGKFTAVDAAMTQRALIAYSVGLLAIILVKVLAPGFYAQQNIRTPVKIAVFTLVCTQLFNLALIGPLAHAGLALAISLGACLNAGLLFWKLRSQQLFQPQPGWAMFLLKLVLAVGLMSAVLLAGMHFLPAWEQGNMLERLVRLGALVLAGVVTYFGCLYLCGFRPRHFARKALH; encoded by the coding sequence ATGAACCTGCTCAAATCCCTGGCTGCGGTAAGCTCGATCACCATGATTTCGCGGGTGCTGGGCTTTGTCCGCGACACCATCCTGGCGCGTGTTTTCGGCGCCGGCATCGCCACCGATGCCTTCTTCATTGCCTTCAAGCTGCCCAACCTGCTGCGGCGCATCTTTGCCGAGGGCGCTTTTTCCCAGGCCTTCGTGCCGATCCTGGCCGAATACAAGACCCAGCAAGGCGAGGAGGCGACCCGCACCTTCGTTGCCTATGTCAGCGGTCTGCTGACCCTGGCTCTGGCGCTGGTGACCGCCGTAGGCATCCTGGCGGCGCCGTGGGTGGTGTGGGCGACCGCGCCGGGCTTTGTCGACAGCGCCGAGAAATACGAGCTGACCACCGCCCTGTTGCGGGTGACTTTTCCTTATATATTGCTGATCTCGCTGTCCTCCCTGGCCGGGGCGATCCTCAATACCTGGAACCGTTTCTCGGTGCCGGCCTTTACCCCGACCCTGCTGAACGTGGCGATGATCGCCTTCGCCGTGCTGCTCACGCCGTATTTCGACCCGCCGATCATGGCCCTGGCCTGGGGCGTGCTGGCCGGTGGCCTGGCGCAGTTGCTGTACCAGCTGCCAGCGTTGAAGAAGATCGGCATGCTCGTGCTGCCACGCCTGAACCTGCGCGATGCCGGCGTGTGGCGGGTACTCAAGCAGATGTTGCCGGCGATCCTCGGGGTGTCGGTGAGCCAGATCTCGCTGATCATCAACACCATCTTTGCCTCCTTCCTGGTGGCTGGCTCGGTGTCGTGGATGTACTACGCCGACCGCCTCATGGAGCTGCCTTCCGGCGTGCTGGGCGTTGCCTTGGGTACCATACTGCTGCCGACCCTGGCCAAGACCTACGCCAACAAGGACCGCGAAGAATACTCGCGGATCCTCGACTGGGGCCTGCGCCTGTGCTTCCTGCTGGTGCTGCCCTGCACCCTGGCCCTGGCCATCCTCGCCGAGCCATTGACCGTGGCGCTGTTCCAGTACGGCAAGTTCACCGCTGTCGACGCAGCCATGACCCAGCGGGCGCTGATCGCCTATTCCGTGGGCTTGCTGGCGATCATTCTGGTCAAGGTACTGGCACCCGGCTTCTATGCGCAGCAGAATATCCGTACACCGGTGAAGATCGCGGTATTCACCCTGGTCTGCACCCAACTGTTCAACCTGGCCCTGATCGGTCCGCTCGCGCATGCCGGCCTGGCCCTGGCGATCAGCCTGGGGGCCTGCCTGAACGCCGGCCTGCTGTTCTGGAAGCTGCGCAGCCAGCAGCTGTTCCAGCCGCAGCCAGGCTGGGCGATGTTCCTGCTCAAGCTGGTGCTGGCGGTGGGGCTGATGTCGGCGGTATTGCTGGCCGGCATGCATTTCCTGCCGGCCTGGGAGCAGGGCAACATGCTCGAGCGCCTGGTGCGTCTGGGGGCTCTGGTGCTGGCGGGCGTCGTGACCTATTTCGGCTGCCTGTACCTGTGCGGCTTCCGGCCCCGGCATTTCGCCCGCAAGGCCTTGCACTGA
- a CDS encoding paraquat-inducible protein A: MPNPVEPETLAQLPLDELVACHECDLLLRKPVLQHDEKAQCPRCGYELYAHRHNVVNRSLALVLTALLLFVPANFLPIMQLHLLGQTSDDTVWSGVLGLYNSEMRGVAVVVFLCSMAIPLAKLLCQLFVLLSIRLNVGRNFGLLFYRIYHHLRDWGMLEVYFMGVLVAIVKLVDLAELTVGLGLFCFISLLLIQVWLEVVMSPHQIWSALSGEDLHAGD, encoded by the coding sequence ATGCCCAATCCTGTCGAACCTGAAACCCTGGCCCAGTTGCCGCTGGACGAGCTTGTCGCTTGCCATGAATGCGACCTGCTGCTGCGCAAGCCCGTACTCCAGCATGATGAGAAGGCCCAATGCCCGCGCTGCGGCTACGAGCTCTACGCCCATCGGCACAATGTGGTCAATCGCAGCCTGGCCTTGGTACTCACCGCCTTGCTGCTGTTTGTGCCAGCCAATTTTCTGCCAATCATGCAGCTGCACCTGCTTGGCCAGACATCGGACGATACCGTCTGGAGTGGCGTGCTGGGCCTGTACAACTCGGAAATGCGCGGTGTGGCCGTGGTGGTCTTCCTCTGCAGCATGGCCATACCCCTGGCAAAACTGCTCTGCCAGTTGTTCGTTCTATTGAGCATCCGCCTGAACGTGGGGCGTAACTTTGGCCTGCTGTTCTACCGCATCTATCACCACTTGCGTGACTGGGGCATGCTCGAGGTCTATTTCATGGGCGTGCTGGTGGCCATCGTCAAACTGGTGGACCTGGCCGAACTGACCGTGGGCCTGGGGCTGTTCTGCTTCATCAGCCTGTTATTGATCCAGGTGTGGCTCGAAGTGGTGATGTCACCGCACCAGATCTGGAGTGCGCTATCAGGGGAGGACCTGCATGCGGGCGATTGA
- the rpsT gene encoding 30S ribosomal protein S20 — MANTPSAKKRAKQAEKRRSHNASLRSMVRTYIKNVVKAIDAKDAEKAQAAYVLAVPVIDRMADKGIIHKNKAARHKGRLNGHIKALKEAAAA; from the coding sequence GTGGCCAACACACCTTCCGCCAAGAAACGTGCAAAACAGGCTGAGAAGCGTCGCAGCCACAACGCCAGCCTGCGTTCCATGGTCCGCACCTACATCAAGAATGTAGTCAAAGCCATCGACGCAAAAGACGCCGAAAAAGCGCAAGCCGCTTACGTTCTGGCTGTGCCTGTAATCGACCGTATGGCCGACAAGGGCATCATCCACAAGAACAAGGCTGCTCGTCACAAAGGCCGTCTGAATGGCCACATCAAGGCGCTGAAAGAAGCTGCAGCTGCCTAA
- the ribF gene encoding bifunctional riboflavin kinase/FAD synthetase, whose product MQLVRGLHNLRPEHRGCVATIGNFDGVHRGHQAILARLRERGQALGLPTCVVIFEPQPREYFAPDTAPARLARLRDKIELLAAEGIDRVLCLAFNQRLSKLSADAFVKAILVDGLGVRHLEVGDDFRFGCDRAGDFAFLVGAGEQYGFTVEAANTVIQDGLRVSSTEVRKALSEGNFELAEHLLGRPYRITGRVLHGQKLARQLGTPTANIQLKRRRVPLSGVYLASIEIDGKAWPGVGNIGVRPTVTGDGRPHLEIHLLDYAGDLYGRRLTVEFHHKLREEQRFASLEALKSAIDADIAAARAHWHAQPLTKSLK is encoded by the coding sequence ATGCAGCTGGTTCGAGGTCTTCACAACCTGCGCCCCGAGCACCGGGGCTGTGTCGCCACCATTGGCAACTTCGACGGGGTTCACCGCGGCCACCAGGCGATCCTGGCGCGCCTGCGCGAGCGCGGCCAGGCTTTGGGCCTGCCGACCTGCGTGGTGATCTTCGAACCGCAACCACGCGAGTACTTCGCCCCCGACACCGCACCGGCCCGCCTGGCCCGCCTGCGCGACAAGATCGAGCTGCTGGCGGCCGAAGGCATCGACCGGGTGCTGTGCCTGGCATTCAACCAGCGCCTGAGCAAACTCAGCGCCGACGCCTTCGTCAAGGCCATCCTGGTCGACGGCCTGGGTGTACGCCACCTCGAAGTGGGCGATGACTTTCGCTTCGGCTGCGACCGCGCCGGCGACTTTGCCTTCCTGGTTGGCGCCGGCGAGCAGTACGGTTTCACCGTCGAGGCCGCCAACACGGTGATCCAGGATGGCCTGCGGGTCAGCAGCACCGAAGTGCGCAAGGCCCTGTCCGAAGGCAACTTCGAGCTGGCCGAGCACCTGTTGGGCCGCCCGTACCGCATCACCGGCCGCGTGCTGCATGGCCAGAAGCTGGCCCGCCAGCTCGGCACACCTACCGCCAACATCCAGCTCAAGCGCCGCCGCGTGCCGCTGTCCGGGGTCTACCTGGCCAGCATCGAAATCGACGGCAAGGCCTGGCCGGGTGTCGGCAATATCGGCGTGCGTCCCACCGTGACCGGTGACGGGCGCCCGCACCTGGAAATTCATCTGCTGGACTATGCCGGCGACCTGTATGGCCGGCGCCTGACGGTGGAGTTCCACCACAAGCTGCGTGAAGAGCAGCGATTCGCCTCCCTGGAGGCGCTGAAGTCGGCGATCGATGCGGATATCGCCGCCGCACGTGCACATTGGCACGCTCAACCGCTAACGAAGAGCCTGAAATGA
- a CDS encoding PqiB family protein, which translates to MSDLPTAKTRPASNWSAIWILPLIALMIGGWLAWQAYRDAGVEIEVRFESGEGIVANKTEVIYKGMPVGKVVSLVLDAKGENQGVIATIEMNKAAEPHLTKGTRFWLVKPSVSLAGISGLETLVSGNYIAVSPGEGERTKRFTALKVAPPLSDTEPGLHLTLKAERLGSLNRDSPVFYKQIQVGRVKSYRLSEDQSTVEIKVFIEPAYASLVRKHTRFWNASGVSIDASLSGVKVRSESLSSIVAGGIAFATPEHRKDSPPTDSNLPFRLYEDFDAAQAGIRVKVKLSDYEGLQAGRTPVMYKGIQVGSLKALTMADNLASASAELTLDPLAEDYLVEGTQFWVVKPSISLAGITGLEALVKGNYIAIRPGEKGARPEREFEARAKAPPLDLKAPGLHMVLFADTLGSLEVGSPVMYRQVKVGSVQSYQFARHSNRILIGVHIEKEYEKLVNGSSRFWNVSGITLTGGLSGIKIKSESLQTLMAGGIAFDTPRPDVQLKRHIPRFRLHDSQEAANRAGTLITIRVDRADGLKPGTAIRFRGLDVGSIESVDLTDDLQAVLLRARITEAADRIARVGTQFWVVKPAFGLVRTQNLDTLVGGQYLEVQPAAKDRGPQRDFIALADAPQVAGPEVGLPLTLSAPRRGSIKPGVPVTYREVAVGKVTGFELGQSADRVLIHILIEPRYAALVRSGSRFWNSSGFGFDWGLFKGATVRTESVETLIDGGIAFATPDGEQMGNPARPQQTFALFDKAEDEWLQWAPKIQIAK; encoded by the coding sequence ATGAGTGACCTGCCAACGGCTAAAACCCGCCCAGCCTCGAACTGGTCGGCCATCTGGATCCTGCCTTTGATCGCCTTGATGATTGGTGGCTGGCTTGCGTGGCAGGCTTACCGTGATGCCGGTGTGGAAATTGAAGTCCGCTTCGAGTCGGGCGAGGGTATCGTCGCCAACAAGACCGAGGTTATCTACAAGGGCATGCCGGTTGGCAAGGTCGTAAGCCTGGTGCTCGACGCCAAGGGTGAGAACCAGGGGGTGATCGCCACCATCGAGATGAACAAGGCTGCCGAGCCTCATCTGACCAAAGGTACGCGTTTCTGGCTGGTGAAGCCGAGCGTCAGCCTGGCGGGTATTTCCGGCCTTGAGACACTGGTGTCAGGCAACTACATCGCCGTCAGCCCGGGGGAAGGGGAGCGCACCAAGCGCTTTACCGCCTTGAAAGTGGCGCCGCCGCTGTCGGACACCGAGCCTGGCCTGCACCTGACCCTCAAAGCCGAGCGGCTGGGCTCGCTCAACCGTGACAGCCCGGTGTTCTACAAGCAGATCCAGGTTGGCCGGGTTAAAAGCTACCGCCTGTCCGAGGACCAGAGCACCGTCGAGATCAAAGTCTTCATCGAGCCGGCCTATGCCAGCCTGGTGCGCAAGCACACGCGTTTCTGGAACGCCAGCGGCGTCAGCATCGATGCCTCGCTTTCGGGCGTGAAAGTGCGTAGCGAGTCGCTGTCGAGCATTGTCGCCGGTGGTATCGCCTTTGCCACGCCGGAGCACCGCAAGGACAGCCCACCCACCGACTCGAACCTGCCGTTCCGTCTGTATGAGGACTTCGATGCGGCCCAGGCCGGTATTCGGGTAAAGGTGAAGCTGAGCGACTACGAGGGCCTGCAGGCCGGCCGTACACCAGTCATGTACAAGGGTATCCAGGTGGGCTCGCTGAAAGCCCTGACGATGGCTGACAACCTGGCCAGTGCATCGGCCGAGCTGACGCTGGACCCGTTGGCCGAGGACTATCTGGTCGAGGGCACGCAGTTCTGGGTGGTCAAGCCGTCTATTTCCCTGGCGGGTATCACCGGCCTGGAAGCGCTGGTCAAAGGTAACTACATCGCCATTCGCCCCGGTGAGAAGGGGGCGCGGCCCGAGCGTGAGTTCGAGGCCCGCGCCAAGGCGCCACCGCTCGACCTCAAGGCACCGGGCCTGCACATGGTGTTGTTCGCCGACACCCTGGGCTCGCTGGAGGTCGGTAGCCCGGTGATGTACCGCCAGGTGAAGGTGGGTAGCGTGCAGAGTTACCAGTTCGCCCGCCACAGCAACCGCATCCTGATCGGTGTGCATATCGAGAAGGAATACGAAAAACTGGTCAATGGTTCGTCGCGCTTCTGGAACGTCAGTGGTATCACCCTGACGGGCGGCCTGTCGGGCATCAAGATCAAGAGTGAATCACTGCAGACCTTGATGGCAGGTGGTATCGCATTCGACACGCCGCGGCCCGATGTGCAGCTCAAACGCCACATTCCACGCTTCCGCCTGCATGACAGCCAGGAGGCGGCCAACCGTGCAGGGACGTTGATCACCATTCGTGTGGACCGGGCCGATGGCCTCAAGCCGGGCACGGCGATTCGCTTCCGTGGCCTGGATGTGGGCAGCATCGAGAGCGTCGACCTGACCGATGACCTGCAGGCGGTGCTGCTGCGGGCGCGCATTACCGAAGCGGCGGACCGTATCGCCCGCGTCGGTACGCAGTTCTGGGTGGTCAAGCCAGCCTTTGGCCTGGTGCGCACGCAGAACCTCGACACCCTGGTGGGTGGGCAGTACCTGGAAGTGCAGCCGGCAGCCAAGGACCGCGGCCCGCAGCGCGATTTCATCGCCTTGGCCGACGCCCCGCAGGTGGCCGGGCCGGAAGTCGGCCTGCCGTTGACGCTAAGCGCCCCGCGCCGTGGCTCGATCAAGCCGGGTGTGCCGGTGACCTACCGTGAGGTTGCGGTGGGCAAGGTGACGGGCTTCGAGTTGGGCCAGAGCGCTGACCGTGTGCTGATCCATATCCTGATCGAGCCGCGCTACGCAGCCTTGGTGCGCAGCGGCAGCCGCTTCTGGAACAGCAGCGGCTTTGGTTTCGACTGGGGACTGTTCAAGGGGGCTACGGTGCGTACCGAGTCGGTGGAGACCCTGATCGACGGCGGTATCGCCTTCGCCACGCCGGATGGCGAGCAGATGGGCAACCCGGCACGGCCGCAGCAGACCTTTGCCTTGTTCGACAAGGCCGAGGATGAATGGCTGCAGTGGGCGCCGAAGATTCAGATTGCCAAGTAA